The genomic segment cataataatttggccactcagtgtataagtgaaatgtatagtatttgtctttgtctgacttatttgacttagcataataccctctaggttagtggtcagcaaacttattagtcaacagagccaaatatcaacagtacaacgattaaaatttcttttgagagccaaagtttttaaacttaaagttcttctaccgccacttcttcaaaatagatttgcccaggccatggtattttgtggaagagccacactcaaggggccaaagagctgcatgtggctcacaagccgcagattgccaaccacggctctaagTCCGTCCATACTGTCACAGATGgtaagatttctttattttttttatggccaagtaataatCCATTGTTTATATGTACCAAACTATTTTATCCAGTTgtttattgatgggcacttgggtggcTTTTacaccttggctattgtaaataacgctgcaataaacataggggtgcatatatttttttataattagtgCTTTGGATAATGAAgtgctattttaaattattctttaaacttCCACTGCAGATAACCACAAGAAATGTTCAGGCCTGAAAACATGTTCATTCTTTCATCACCAATTTCTAACTGGTtgactctctctatataaaagcataagcaactgaatgactgaacgacaggttgctatgatgtgcactgaccaccaaggggcagacactcaatgcaggaactgcccctggtggtcagtgtgctaacAGCCAGCTAACCTCTGGCAGTCCTTTCcctggttggctggcctgcctgctggttgaactccaggtcaaggggacaatgTACATATTAGACTTTGCACATTGGCCAGCTCCGATCACCCCGATcaagactgggtgagatggctccaatcagccctgatttctggccaggccgagggaccccaccatgcacaaattcatacaccgagcctctagtctgcTAATAAAAGAGTTTTGTCATCATAGAAAAATTTTTTTGACCTTGATCAATGTGACTTGCCAAGACATCTGAGACATCAGTTTGGTTCTTTGAGACACCAGGGGCCACTGTACCTGGGCCCAGGTAATTCCACCTTGCTGACACACACTCTACCCACCAGCACATCCTAAGGCCACTGCACTGAACATCAATACCAAAGAGCCAGGAAGGAGGACAATTGAATTGTTCCCTCTGCCCGCTTCTATCACAGCACCCCAAGATGCTCTAGTCTCCCTCAAGGAGCAAAACATGTTCCTTCCATTCTGCAGTGGCTTCCTGCCTCCACCCAGTTAAGAAGGCTCAGGATACAGATAACATGTTTAATTGTGATAAAAGCTCCAGAGTCAGGTAAAGGCTTTAATGTGCTTCTCTTGACAGTGGTGGGAGGAGGCGGGGTAGTTAGTAGGGGAggaggaacaaaagaaaaatgccttGGGGGCCTTGAGTACACTCAGCTGGCAGCCCACAGGACAGACTCCAAGGTCTCAGCCATGGCCTCCAGGGGTGTCACAGCAGATGCCTGGCTGACTGCATCAGAGTAACTAGGACTCTGATCTCAGAGGAGCAGGCTCACAGGCAGCTGGGAAATCTGCATGAGGACAACAAGCAGGGGTTTCAGAAGAAACACAGCCGATCCCAGTCAAAGCGCCCTCAGGAGTCAGCGCAGGAGCCCTGTAGGAGAGAGAGTGGTCAGCACCCGGCACCTGGGGACAcaccctgtcccctcctctcGGGGCCCTGCAGCATCAGGTAAAGCTGAGGTCTGGGCATATGGTCATCACCTCCCCGAGTATCGGTGTCAGGGTGAAATCAGCTGAAGAGGACACCACTTCAGCCTCACGCTGACATGCAGGAGGCGGGGAACAGCTGTTATCCTTGGGGGATATGAGCATCTCATCTTTTAGCAAATTTATTGATAACTAACCTTCCTTCCACCACTAGGAGTCACTTACAAATGCCCACAGGCAGGAGCCACCAGCATGTGGCACAAAGTGGGCATCACCCCCGTGCCTACCACCCAAGACGTGGCTCTGGCTCCACGTTTCACAGAAAGATTCACCAAAGTTAAGCTCAGGTTCTGGATAACAAGCCCGGAGCTTCCTTCAGAAACTGGGTGAGCTTCTCCCCGAATCCTGATCCCCTGGCAGGGAACAGGCCATGAACCGCCACCTTTGTGACCAGGAACACTCATCTtgcccccctccctctttttcctGTCCTCACACCCCCTccgctcgcccccccccccaattaaatCAGAGCAGAGACAGCACCTGGGGTGGAGGCCCATGAGATCCTACAAAAGGACTTTCCACAGAGAAAGATCTCATCACACAGccagtccctctccagcccacAGGAAATGAGATAAGCAACTTAATTGGAAATCTATGTCCTCCCTACCCATCAGCCACAAGGCCTTACCCCTAAGATACGATCCCCCAAATGAGTGGACCTGTCACTAGGAGGAAGGGAAGCCAATGCGCTGACCTTCTTAAAGAAGCAGCTTCTGGAAAGGGGCCAGCGAGACAGTGATGAGCTCTCAGCCCCAGGCCACTCACGACAGTCACGCCTGTGGCAGGGCTGCCTTTCAACCAGTAAAATCCAGTCCAAAGCCTCGCCCAGctgtctgtctcctcccaccaccagcccAGCCGCCTGCCTTCCAGGTCAGGAGGAGAGTTACACCTAGAAGCAGAGGCCCCCTCAACAGAGGGTCCGGGCACAGCCCATCTTCCCGTTTCCCAGGTGCTCACCCTTCTGTTTCCTGTGACGGATGACAAGGCCCAGCCCCAGGAAGAGCAGCCCCAGCACGAAGCCCCCGACGCCACTCAGCATCTTGCTCTGGGCGGATCCAGACTGCGCccctggggagcagagcctggGTGTCAGCTTCTGTCCCCAAACCCACAGGGACCCTTTGGGAGCCTCCACCcctggggtgggaccagccagtaAACCCTTGGACACCATGGGTGGTGACAGGGGGGAAATGGGTCCTGCTCTTTCACACACATCCTTGACCTTGGGCCCCAAGCCCCGTCACCAGCTGCCACAGTCAGCCCTCCAGAGCTCTCAGGCTGGGTACTGGGCACAGTGTAGTGACCTCCCTAGTGTCTGAAAACACAATGAGATCTGATGTCCCTGCCATGGCACCAGAGGGCTCTAGCATCCTGTGATGTCCACTCAGCAGTGACATCAGGGGTAGGGATGCGATGGGATGGCCAGGGGCCGCTGTTTGCCCTCTGTCTGTGGAACCCAGGGTGCAGGGAAGAAACTGCCCCTTACGCCACTCCACTGCGATGGGGCTCTGGAGGCTGGGGTGCTCCACGCGGCAGGTGTAGACGTCTCCTCGCTGGGGGGTCATTTCCAGCATCACCAGGACCTGGTAGGTCCAGTCCCCGTTCCTGATGACAGGGGTGGACACGACGCCGGCTGTCTCCTCCTGGTCATTCCGGAACCACCGGACTTGGATGTGGGCTGGATAGAAATCCGTCACCGAGCAGACCAGCATGTTGTGGTGGGTCAGGGCCTCTGTCTTGGCTGGGGAGATGGTCACTGTAGGCTCCACTGGGAGGGGAGGGTAACAGACAGGAAAGACGGAGTGAGATGTGACCCAATGGGAGGATCCTCCCTGAACCGTCGGGAAAGATCCCTGGATTCCGAGTCCGGGATGAGGACCTGAGCTGGGCCACTTGATTAGCTGAGTAAACACATGAGTCAGTTAACTTTTCAGGGTCAAGAGCTAACCGCAATCATTTTATGGGAGTTATTCTGTtaacaattaataaaaatgaagccatttaaatgtttaaattgctGTGTTATACAGGCCACTATTcacaatgtttttaaataaagatgaaaaacctGGACTTCTTTTCCCTCCACCTTGATGGTGACCCTGGGGATCAGCTCTAGGGATTCACACCAGGGCAGTGACCCTGTTTCCTGTTGGTCCCGCAGCTCCTCACAGTAGAGAAAATACATCAGTTTGAGTCTCAGGGGCATGAGACCATCAGCACTGGTCACAGCTCCATGAACAGCAACACAGACTGTTAATAAGGAACATTACAGACAGTTCTACATCCGACAGAGCAAGAAGCAGTGAGAATCACATCCTTCCTCCAAAGCAATGTTCTCAAACAGGCTCTTCCCTACCATTCTCAGCAGGTAACACAGACAGAACTTAAGGACAGGTGTACTTCTCACATGTCACCCATCAACAAAGCCCTCTCAGCTGTTAGCCTAACCCAGCCCAGATGCCTTTCTGTGGCAAACTCCCATTAAATTGTATACTATTAAATAATAAACTTCATGTCCACGTCATATATGCCACCTATGTTTTATCCATTTactgattcatttattcattcattcaacaaatataaattCCACAAGCACTAGGAATAGAAAGATAAACAACAGACCACGGTCCCTCCCCTTATAGAAATTGCAATctagtaaaataaatgttattttgaaaGTTTGTAATTTTTTGAAGGAAAAGAGAACCTTGAAAACAAGTAACACtgataataaatattacatttgCCCATGTCTCAATTCCTTCATCTTCTCAGATAGCCATCTGGGGTCAAATACTCTAGACCTCTTCTTCCCTTTTACACATCTTATCCTTTATCTCTCCAGCCATTTTACTGCATCTCCCGTATTCTGATCGTATGAAACTATATACTAAATAGTTCATGTGTgctctttaaatatgtttttattaattttttatatatatatatatatatataaagagagagagagagagagagagagagagaggtagagagagggagagagagagagagattgatcggttgccttctgcatgcaccctgatcaTGGATcaaagccacaacctgggcatgtgccctgaccgggaatcaaacccacgaccttccagtgcatgggacagtgctcaaccactgagccacaccagccaggctcacttAGACTCTTGTCAGGTTCTCCTTCCTGGGGACTGACTAAAAGCATGGTCAGCTAGCTGGATTTACAAAAGCTGTCAGCTTAATAGTAGACGGATTTGGAGTAAAAAGAACAGGGCAAGagttcaaaagaaaaatgttagaatAACTTTTATGAAAATAGACCTGAAATAGCAAAAATATAAGCACTTGGTGGCATTAGGATGTGGGTCAGAAGGCAAGAGAGTGTAAAGTCAGCAAAAGTTGTGTGAACATGTGCAGATAACACTGGGGCCAGACTAGGGATTCACTGGTGAACTTTCCATCCCACCAACATTGAAAATAGGCAGGAACAGACTCATTTTGCTGCTTCTGGTCATAACTGCTTAAATGAGGCTGTGCTCCCATGATATACATGTAGTATTCACATGCAATACAGAACACAATGACTGCTGTGTGGTGTATAACTGGTGTTTATTATGTACCAATATTAGCATATTAAAGTGGTCATGCTAACTCCTAACACACAAGTAGTTGTGAAGTTAAATAGCATTACACAGAGGGTATTTGGTAAGGTAATTGTCAAGCAACAGATGCTCATTAAATGGATATAATTACTATTCACAATATCTACCCCTGAATGGATGGTGATtctcgggggaggggaggcagggtctAAGTCAAAAGAAACTTGAAACaatttttattcaataatttaaTAGCATCACTTTATTTACTTCAAAACTTCAGCTCTATTGCACCATTTGCTGAGCTTCCTAAGAGATTAAAATTCTGCCTTACGAACCACTGAagtgttgttttgctttttagtaAACGGTTTTTCTCAGACTTTGCATTCACAAATTCTAAATTAAGATCCAAGTCAGGAAGAGTTTACCGCATTAAGCAAAATAGCACAAATAATAAAGTCCGTTTTAAGGCTGTACTTGCCCTTCTGTTTTCTACTGCGCTCAGTGCGGCAGCTGAGAACGTGCTCCTTAGTCTCAAAAGGCTGAGTGAGCTCACTGCGCCAGGGAATGTGTGGGCAGAGGCCGGAAACAGACGGGGCAGTCACTGCTAAAGAGGTGCAGGACTAGCGACAGACATTTAGGAAAACAGAATTCACAGGAATAATAATTTGACACCAAAGagccaaaacaataaaaagcttcttcacagctaaagaaactatcaacaaaacaagaaaacccactgaatggcagaacatatttgccaatgttatctctgataagagtttaatctccaaaattaacAGGGACTtcaaacaacttaacaaaagaaagataaaaaatccaattaaaaaaaaatgggcaacagacctaaatggatacttttcaaaagaggacatacagaagaccaggagacatatgaaaacatgctcaaagtcactaatcatctgagagatgcaaatcaaaacaactcacactggtcagaatggcaatcatgaacaaatcaacaaatgacaagtgctggtgaggatacggagaaaaaggaaccttcgtgcactgctggtgggaatgcagactggtgcagccattgtgaagaacagtatggagtttcctcaaaacactaaaaatgtaactcccatttgacccagtgatcccacttctaggaacatatcctaagaaatcagaaacaccaatcagaaaggatatacgcaccactatgttcatagcagcacaatttacaatagctaagttttggaaacagcctaaatacccatcagcagatgagtggattagaaaactgtggtacatctacacaatggaatactatgctgctgtaaaaaaggaagaactcttacagcatggatggaactggagagcattatgctaagcaaaataagccagtcagagaaagagaaatatcatatgatctcactcattgtggaatataatgaacaacataaactgatgaacaaaaatagagaagcattgaacagaccatcaaacttcagagggaagggggagttgggttaggtttagggttagagttagtgtTGGGGTTGTGGGGTGGAGCCAaggagaggtcaatagggaaaaaagaaaacatatgtaatattatatgtaatactttaaaccagcggttctcaacctgtgggttgcgacccctttgggggtcgaatgaccctttcacagggtcacctaagaccatcagaaaacacagatatttacattacaattcataacagtagccaaattacagttatgaagtagcaacgaaaataattttatggttgggggtcaccacagcatgagaaactgtattaaagggtcgtggcattaggaaggttgagaaccactgctttaaacaataaagaattaaaaaaaaaaaagaaccaaaacacTCCATCATGACTGTGATATATTGCACGTGGGCGAAGGGCCCTGGAGGCAGTGTGGAGCTCCCAGTCTCCCAGGCGGGTTAAACTAGAGGCGGTCCTGCTACAAGCTCACAGcagcatgggggcaggggatgaGGGGGACAGGGACACAGGGCACAGGGACACAGGGCACAGGGACACGGAGCACAGGGACACGGAGCACAGGGACACGGAGCACAGGGACACAGGGCACAGGGACACGGAGCACAGGGACACAGAGCACAGGGACACGGAGCACAGGGACACAGGGCACAGggacacagggcacagggcacagggacaCGGAGCACAGGGACACAGAGCACAGGGACACAGAGCACACGGACACGGAGCACAGGGACACGGAGCACAGGGACACGGAGCAcaggggcacagggcacaggggcacagggcacagggacaCAGAGCACAGGGACACGGAGCACAGGGACACGGAGCACAGGGACACAGGGCACATGGACACAGGGcacagggacacagggacacggagcacagggacacagggcacagggacacagggcacagggacacagggacacGGAGCACAGGGACACGAAGCACAGGGACACAGGGCACAGAGACACAGGGCACAGGGACACGGAGCACAGGGACACAGGGCACAGAGACACGGAGCACAGGGACACGGAGCACAGGGACACGGAGCAGAGGGACACGCAGCACAGGGACACAGGGCACAGGGACACAGGGCACAGGGACTGGGGGGTAGTTCCCTCAAAGTGAGGGACAAGGAGGCAAGAACAACTGAGTGTGAGAAGGGAGGTGCAAAATGCGTGGAAAAAGaagcagagcacatgcctgggcccACTTCGCATGCCTTGTGGGCTCCTGGGGAACTGGACCTGCTTAGGTGCTTAGAGTTCTGTGCAGTGCCATCCCTAGGGCGAGACTCTCTGTACGCCTCTGTTCCCCCCTTATTCCCGCCCTTAGTCCCCCTCTTTACCCCTTATTCCTGCCCTTGgtccccctctctcccactccttcctgCCCTAAATACCCCTCATTCCCGCCCTCAGTCATTCTCTTTCTAATTCCCGCCTTCGGGTCCCCATCTTTCCCCTCATTCCCGCTCtcagtctcccttttccccccttaTTCCCACCATCAGTCCCCCACTTTACCCTTCCATCACCAcctcattccccctccccccgctccttcCCGCCCCcggtcccccctctccccctcattcCCGCTCTAGGTCCCCCTCATTCCCGCCCTCGGTCCCCCTCAGTCCCCACCCCGATCCCGCCCTCCTTTCTGGACTCCCTGTCCCTTCAGTGGAGGGAGCTCTGGTTCCAGAAGCCGCCCCTCCGAGGGCTGAAGACTGGTCAGGCGGAGGGGGCCAGATGGGGTGCTCACCTCGCAGGTGCAGGGTCATGGCCTCATCCATCGGGTAGTTGGGTCTGCACACGGTGTCCACCGCGGCCCGTGCCCGCTCTAGGATGTCCTTCTGGCTGTTCCAGTACTCGGCGTCCGGCCGCCCCAGCGGGGTCAGCGCGCGGAACTCCCCCACGTCGCTGTCGAAGCGCACGAACTCCTCCCGGTTGTAGATGTCTCTGACCACGAACCGCACCCTCTCCGTCCCGTTGGTGAAGTAGCAGAGGGCCTTATACTGGTACACGAAGTCCCCTGCGGGGAGCCGCCCTCAGGCCTCAGCCCCGGGCCAGCGATGGGGACCTTCCTCCACTGAGACCTGCAGCCTCTCTGGACCTCCCTTctggccaccccgcccccgcccccctcaggaACAAGTTTCCTGGATGCCCTGGGGCCTGGATCCCACCTGAGCCTGACACCCTCTGGGAGGGCGGTCCATGATCTCACATCCCCGCCCCGCCTCAGGGCGGTCAGGACGCCCCTGTGAGGTCCCCTTTCCCACGGAATCCGGGAACCTCAGAGACCAGCGTCCCCACAGGCTGAGAGTCCAGGGAGCAATGACAGAAAGCCTGGACCCAGTGTCCTCCCACAGGTTCGCTCTCGGCCCTCCTCCCTGGCACAGAGCCTTCCCCCCACTCAGTGAGATccaagggacccctccccccccccccccaacccacacacacacacccagaaagGGAGGCTCATCATGGAAAGGGCACAGGCTCCCTAGTCAGACCAGCTGGATCCCAGGTGGCTGTGCCAGTGGCCAGCGTGGACGGGCTGCCCAGAGCACCCAGAGCATAAAGGTGATTGTGGAGAGACCAGGACACCTACACTGGGGCGGCAGGAGACTGACAGCGTTTACATGGAGACAGAACCCTGTCTGAAATAAATGGCTTCTCAGCATGTCATCCCCTCTtcacttcccctttctcctcAGTCCAGTCCCCCATCAACTCAAGACTCAATCCCCCACTCCCTGTGGGACCCTAAGTCCCTGGCAGGAAGCTGAGGCCCTGCCTGTGGCTCCAGCTCAGCTGCCCGGATGCCAGGGTTTGCTGTGAACCCTCCCCTCAGGCTCAGGGATGGGGAGTCCTTTCCCCAAACCTGACCCCACAGACCTCCCCACACGTTTCCCCAACCAGAGCCCCTTAGTCTTCAGTCCAGACAAGGTCTGGGGACAAGCCCTGCTTCTCTTCTTTGGagaaactttttcttcaaaaataaccGTTTTGCTGTCACTGGCAGTGGCCAGTCTCCGCCCTCCCATTGGTCATCCCCAGGCTGGAGCCCCCGAGATGGCCATGTCCTCGCCTTGTCACCAGAAGGCAGACATGAGAAGGTGGCAGCTCCCTTTCCCAAAGAGGAAATGGGTGATCACAGACTGTTCTCAGGTcacagccacccctcccccagcccagggtcctcaGAGCCCACCCcgggctggaggtggggcagcTGCCCTGCACTCACCTGGAGAGTCTCTGCCCTCAGCCACTGGGGCCCTCAGTGCCACCAGCCACACCATCAcagctgctgcccagaggcctccAGGGGGCCGCAGAGCCGGCTTCCCAGACATGCTGGAGCACAAAGGAAGAAGTAAGGGGAGAGAGCCCGGCTCCACCTGATGACTGATGTACCCACTTCAGAGAATAAAAACCTGAGAGCGGCCACACAGGGTCTGACTGGAGAGTCCCCAGGAAAGGAGCCAATCAGCACTGGAGCTGACCCGCCTCATCTGTCTCCGGGCAGATGCTTTCTCTGGAGGTGCTTCAGCCAGTGCCTGGAACCCGCCTGCACCTCATTGCTCTGGGTGAACATTGGAAGACTTTCTCtcagttatagaaggtgaatGCCTTAGGGGCTTAGAGAACCAAGAGAGAAAGGTGATTCAATAGTAAACATCCTTGTGATATTCAGTTAAAACCTATTGTCCTTACACCTGAGATGTTCAGGAGGGAAATAAGCGGGGGTCATGTACCAGGGAGAGAAAATCATTGTCAGGGAGATGCTCCCTTCATTGTCTTAAACACTCCGGAGCCTGAAGTCCTGGTGGGAAGAGCAGGGCCGTGAGAGGAATGGTTTTGAGCTGCAGCTCCACCTCGAATGCACTTTATGAGACAAGTTACTCACCCTCCT from the Eptesicus fuscus isolate TK198812 chromosome 10, DD_ASM_mEF_20220401, whole genome shotgun sequence genome contains:
- the LOC103304354 gene encoding HLA class II histocompatibility antigen, DQ beta 1 chain-like, whose product is MSGKPALRPPGGLWAAAVMVWLVALRAPVAEGRDSPGDFVYQYKALCYFTNGTERVRFVVRDIYNREEFVRFDSDVGEFRALTPLGRPDAEYWNSQKDILERARAAVDTVCRPNYPMDEAMTLHLRVEPTVTISPAKTEALTHHNMLVCSVTDFYPAHIQVRWFRNDQEETAGVVSTPVIRNGDWTYQVLVMLEMTPQRGDVYTCRVEHPSLQSPIAVEWRAQSGSAQSKMLSGVGGFVLGLLFLGLGLVIRHRKQKGLLR